One Sphingomonas endolithica genomic window, TGCCGGCCGAATCGACGATATCGTCGATCAGGATGCAGAAGCGGCCTTCGACCTCGCCGATGATGTTCATCACCTCGGATTCACCTGCGCGCTCCCGGCGCTTGTCGACGATCGCCAGCGGCGCGTTGTTGAGCCGTTTGGCCAGCGCGCGCGCGCGCACCACGCCACCGACGTCAGGCGAGACGACCATCAGGTTGCGGTCGCCGAAACGCGTGAGGATGTCCGCCGACATCACCGGCGCGCCGTAGAGGTTGTCGGTCGGGATATCGAAGAAGCCTTGGATCTGGCCGGCGTGAAGATCGACGGAAAGCACGCGGTCGGCGCCGGCGACGGTGATCATGTTGGCGACGAGCTTGGCCGAGATCGGCGTGCGCGGGCCGGGCTTCCGATCCTGTCGGGCGTAGCCGAAATAGGGGATGACGGCGGTGATGCGCTTGGCCGATGCGCGGCGCAGCGCGTCGATCATGATGAGCAATTCCATCAGATTGTCGTTCGCCGGGTAGCCGGTCGATTGCAGCACGAACACGTCCTCGCCGCGGACATTCTCCTGGATCTCGACAAAGATTTCTTCGTCCGCGAAACGCCGCACGCTGGCCTTGGTCAGCGGAATCTCGAGATAGCGCGACACGTCGCTGGCGAGCGGCAGGTTCGCATTGCCGGTTAGAAGTTTCATCGCGTACCCGTCCCTCGTTGTGGCCCGCTCCTTAGTCGCCGCTTGGGGTTCACCGCAAGGCGGTCGGAATCTGGATCACGCAACCTGTCGCCTATCCCGGACGTTCAATTGCCCGAGGAGACGATCATGCCAGACCAGCCCAACAAACCCGCCGGTGCTTTCGAAGACGATGGCGATGCGCGCCCGGTGAAGGATCAGCAGGCGGTGAAGAACCAGTCTACGGTGAAGCCGGAGGATTATCCCGAACCCGCCGGCAGTGAATTGGCACCGCCCAACAAGTGAAGCGTGGCGTTCAGGTGGGGCGTAGCCGCTAGAGCCACGCCCACCTAGCGCGCGAACCCTCCAAGCAAGCTCGCGACATTGGCGCCGAGCGCGGCCACCGCATATCCTCCTTCCATCGCAACGACTGTAGGCAGTCGGCAGGCTGCGATGTCGGCCGCCAGCACCGCATAATCTTCCGTGGTGAGTTTCAGGTGCGAGATCGGGTCACCTTCCCAGGTGTCCGCGCCGAAGCTCAGCACCAGTAGATCGGCACCGAAGCGAGTGATCGCTTCCAGCGCTGTCGATTGTGCGCGGCGGAACGCATCGAGCGTAGCACCTTGTGCCAGCGGCAGGTTCAGCGTCGTGCCATGCCCTGCGCCCTCGCCCATCTCATCGGCATGGCCCCAGTAGAACGGATAATCGGTACGCGGGTCGGCATGCAGGCTGGCGTAGAATACGTCGCCGCGGGTCCAGAAGATGTCCTGCGTGCCGTTGCCGTGATGATAGTCGATATCGAGGATCGCGACCTTGGCCACGCCCCGGTCGCGTGCGGCCTGCGCGGCGATCGCCGCGGTGTTGAGGTAGCAATAGCCGCCCAGGTAATCGGCACCCGCGTGATGGCCCGGCGGCCGGCACAGCGCGAAAGCGGCAGGATCGCCGGCCAGTACCGCATCCAGCGCCGAGAGCACGCTTTGCGCGCTCCAATAGGTCGTGTCCCACGTCTCGGCGGTTATTGGCGTGGAGGCATCCAGGCTGTAGCGCCCGGCCAACGCGTCGATCCGATCGAGGTTCAGCGGCCGCCGGCCGACGATCGGCCAGACATAGCCCATCACGTCACCCGATCGCCCTGCGGCCGCCCAGCGTGCAGGTGCGGTCTTGAGGAAGTCGATATAGCCGGCATCGTGCACCGCCAGGATCGGCGCCTCGCCATGATCCTGCGGCGCTTCCATGGGCGGCAGCGCGGCGAGGATTGCCGCGACCCGCGCGGGCGTCTCGACATGATCCACGAACGCGCCATTGTGCAGCTCCTTGGCCGGCGCATGCGCCAGCTGGCGGGAATCGAAGAACATCCGCATCACTTGCTCCTCCGCTGCGGCGCGAACCGCAGCACCAGATACCCGGCGAACGCGGACAGCACCGAGCCCGCGAGCACGCCGATCTTGACCGAATCCAGCATCGCCGCATCTCCCGGAAACGCCAGCCCGCCAATGAACAGGCTCATCGTGAAGCCGATCCCGGCCAGCAATGCGACGCCGTAGATCTGCAACCAGCTGGCGCCAGCGGGCTTCGGGGCGATCTTCAACCGCACGGCAAGCGCAACGCCGCCGAAGATGCCCGCCTGCTTGCCGAGGAACAGCCCCGCCGCCACCGCAATCGCCAGCATCGACAGGTCGGTGGCGGAGCCAGCCGCCGCCTGGCCGCCCCCGGTCAGCGCCACGCCGGCATTGGCGAAGCCGAACAAAGGCACGATGGCGAACGCCACCCACGGGCTCAGCGCATGTTCCAGCCGGTGCAGCGGCGAGTCCTCAGTACGGCCGATCGGGATGAACGCGGCGGCCAGCACGCCGGCAACGGTCGCGTGTACGCCCGACAGCAGCACCAGCCACCACAGCAAGGCAGCCGCGACCAGATATGGCGCCAGGCTGTGCACCCGCTTGTTCATCGCCGCCATGATCGCCAGCACCCCTGACGCCGCGGCCAGCGCGCCGATATCGAGCCCGTGACTATAGGCGACGGCGATGATCGCCACCGCGCCCATGTCGTCGACGATCGCCACCGTTGTCAGGAACAGCTTGAGCGCCGCCGGCACGCGCGATCGCAGCAGCGCCATCACGCCGACGGCAAAGGCGATGTCGGTCGCCGCCGGGATCGCCCAGCCGCGCAGCGCCGCAGGATCGCCGCCGGTCGCGGCAAGATAGACGAGTGCCGGCACGATCATGCCCGCCGCCGCGGCGATCACCGGCAGCCGCCGTCCAGCGGGATCGGCCAATTCGCCCTGCACCAGCTCGCGCTTGATCTCGAGCCCGACGAGCAGGAAGAACAGCGCCATCAGCGCATCGTTGATCCACAGATGCACCGTCATCGGCCCGATCGCGGGCGCCAGCACAGGCCCGGTCCGCGCCTCCAGCAGGTGCATATACCCGTCGGCCAGCGGCGAGTTGGCCGCGATCAGCGCGCAGGCAGCGGCGGCGATCAGCACGATACCGCCCGCCGCCTCGTCGCGCAGGAACGCGCGCAGTGCGCTTGCCGTGCGGCTTCGCTCAGCCACTCGCGGCGAGGGCCTGGGCGATCAACTTGCGGCTATTGTCGATGCCGTACAGCGCGATGAAGCTGCCCATGCGCGGTCCCTGCTCGGCGCCCAGCAACGTCTCGTACAGCGCCTTGAACCAGTCGCGGAGATTGTCGAACCCGCCCGCGTCGCCGAACTGGCTCTTGCCGATCTCGTAAACGATGTTCTGGATGTCCTCTGCGCTCGTGCCGGCGGGCAAGGCGGCAAGCTCGCTGTCGAGCCGCTCCAGCGCCGCCACCTCCACGCCTTCCGGCGCGCGGCGCTTGAGCATCGGCGTGACGAAATCGCGCCCATAAGCCAGCGCGCGGTCGATCAAGCGGTCGAGCTCGGGATATTTGTCCGGCGTGGCATCGGCGACGTAATTGCCGAGATAGCCCCATACCTGCGCCTTGCTGGCATCGCCCATCACGCTGACCAGGTTGAGCAGCAGCCCGAACGTCACCGGCATCTCGCCCGCCGGCAGCTTGCCGTCATGGATATGATGCACCGGGTTGCCGAGCCGCTCCTTCGGTTCCTGCGCTGCATAATTGCCGCGGAATTGCCAATATTCGTCCACCGCGCGCGGGATCACGCCCATGTGCAGCGACTTGGCCTTTTTCGGCTCGCGGTAGGCGTAGAACGCGACCGATTCCTCGGGCGCATAGGTCAGCCATTGCTCCAGGCTGATGCCATTGCCCTTCGACTTGGAAATCTTCTCGCCGCGCTCGTCGAGGAACAGTTCGTAGATCAATCCCTCCGGTTTGCGGCCGCCCAGGATCTGCGCGATCCGCCCGCCGAGCTGCGCCGAGTCGATCAGGTCCTTGCCGTGCATCTCGTAATCGACGCCCAGCGCCGCCCAGCGCATGCCCCAATCGGGCTTCCACTGCAGCTTGGCCAAGCCGCCCAGGATCGATTGTTCGATCCGCTCTCCCCCGTCGACGAAGGCGATCAGTCCCGCCTCGGCATTGACGACCTCGACCGGCACCTGCAGCACGATGCCCGATTTCGGGCTGATCGGCAGCACCGGCGAATAGGTCGCCTGCCGCTCGCCGCGCAGCGATGGCAGCATGACGGCCATGATGTCGTCATAGCGGCGCAGCACCTCGCGCAATTTCTCGTCGAACGTGCCGCTGGCATAATAATCGGTCGACGAGGCGAATTCGTAGTCGAAGCCATATTGGTCGAGGAACGCGCGCAACGTCGCATTGTTGTGTGCAGCGAAGCTCTCGTGGGTGCCGAACGGATCGGGCACGCGGCTGAGCGGCTTGCCGAGATGCTCGGCCAGCATCTCGCGGTTCGGCACATTGTCCGGTACCTTGCGCAGCCCGTCCATGTCGTCGCTGAACGCGATCAGGCGCGTCGGCTGGTCGGACAGGGTGTGGAAGGCATTGCGCACCATCGTCGTGCGCAGCACTTCGTTGAACGTGCCGATATGCGGCAGGCCCGATGGGCCATAGCCGGTTTCGAACAGCACGGGTTTGTCGCCCGCTTTGCCGTCCGGATAGCGTTTGAGCAGCTTGCGCGCCTCTTCATATGGCCAGGCTTTTGACTCGAGGGCGAAGCTGCGAAGGTCGGTCGTCATGCCGCGTTCCTAACGACACGTGCGCTTTTCGTCACCCCGGCTCGCTAAGATCGCCATTGAGCGCCTGCATTGCTGGTGACGGCACGTTGCTGGTTCGATAGCATCAATCGATTGGCGACGGGGAGCAGGCGGATGGCAGTGAAGCTGTGGTGGTGCGCTGCGATGACCATGACGCTGCTGACTGGCCCGGCCCCGGCGCGTGCTGCCGCCGAACGGCGCTGCGGCTGGCTCGACAACGTCACGCCGGGTAATTTCGAGCTCGTCGATCGGGACGGTCGGTGGACGATCGCGCAGCAGGGCGGGTACGAAGCACCCGGCTTCGATCGGCTGCCGGACATGTCGAGCAAAGGAGGCGTCGCGACCAATGGGCCTCATGGCTATAGCTGCGCCTGCATCACCGCGCGGACGGACGCCAAGAGCCGGCGGGTGATCGATCTGGTCTCGGGCCAGCCCAGGTCACTGCGCCAGTGCCGCAACGATCGCACGCTGCCGAAACGCTGAAGACAGGGCCGCAGCCACCCTGGACCAGGTTGCCATTCTGTTCCGATAGCGTATCTCGTGCCCATGCTTCGCTATCCTGCCCTCCACGCCAGCCATAGCGGCATCTGGATCGCGAGCGAGGATGGCACGCGACCGATCGGCCGGGGCGAGGCGATCCGCATCGCTGCCGATACGCCGGTGATCGTGCTCAATGCACCACTGGTCGGGCAGCGGCTGGGCTATGGCGATCTGTCGGGGCTCGACGTGCTGGAACTGTTCGCCTTCATGTGCCCGGCGCGGTTCATGGTGCCGACGCCGCGCGGGCTGGCGCGCGTTACCGGGCTCGATGCGCCGGCGCGCGACGAGGATGTCGCCGCCTTTCTGCTCGCCGCCGCGCAGGCGCTGCTCGATCTGCCCAAGGGGGACTGGCCGGAAAAGGAAGGCGCCTGGACCTCGGCGCAATCCTTGTTCCGCATGCGCTGGCCCTGGGCGCCATTGGTCGGTGACCATCTGACCAAGCCGGCCGAGGCCGAGCGCTGGCTATTTTCGAAGCTGCCCGAATGGTCGGAAGGCGCGCCGCGCCCGGCGCCGCGCACGATCACGCTGGATGGTGCCGAAACGCAGGACCGGCTCGCGCTCTTGACCGGCAGCACCGCGGAACAGCGTCCTGGCCAGCGCGCCTTCGCTCAGGCGGCAATGGACGCGTTTTCCCCACGCATGGTGCGCGAATCGCCTAATATGGTGTTGGCCGAGGCGGGCACCGGGATCGGCAAGACCCTGGGCTATCTCGCCCCGGCGTCGCTGTGGGCGGAAAAGGCCGGTGGCGCGGTGTGGGTGTCGACCTTCACCAAGGCGTTGCAGCGGCAATTGGGGCAGGAAAGCGCGCGCGTGTTCCCCGATGCGGCGATCCGCAAGCAGAAGGTGGTGACGCGCAAAGGCCGCGAAAATTACCTGTGCCTGCTCAATCTGGAGGATGCGCTGCAGGGCGGCTTTGCCGGTCGCGCGGCGATCCTCGCGCAATTGGTGGCGCGCTGGGCGGCGTACAGCGCGGACGGCGACATGGTCGGTGGCGATCTGCCGGGCTGGCTGCCCACCCTGTTCCGGCGCAACGGTTCTACCGCGCTGACCGATCGGCGGGGCGAATGCGTCTATGCCGGCTGCCCGCATTACCGCAAATGCTTCATCGAGCGCGCGGCGCGCGCGAGCAGCGAGGCGGATATCGTCATCGCCAACCATGCCCTGGTGATGGTCAATGCCGCGCGCGGCCGCGAGCTGACCACGCGGCCGACCCGCTACGTGTTCGACGAGGGCCATCACCTGTTCGACGCGGCCGATTCCATGTTCTCCACCGCGCTGACCGGCCAGGAGACGATCGAGATCCGGCGCTGGATCCTCGGGCCCGAGTCGGGCGGGCGGGGGCGGCGGCGTGGCCTGCAGGCGCGCCTCTCCGACGTGGCGAGCTATGACGAGGGTGGCGCGCGGGCGATCTCGGAGGCGGTGCTGGCGGCAGGCGCGCTGGCCAGCGACGGTTGGCTGCAGCGTGTCGGCGAGGGCGCACCGTTCGGACCGATCGAGACGTTGCTCGCCGCGGTGCGCGGGCTGGCTTATGCCCGGGCCGAGGCGAATGGCGATGCCGGCTATGGCTTGGAGACCGAACTCGCCGAGCCCGATGCCGCCCTGGTCGAAGCCGCCGGCCCAGCGGCGCACGCGCTCGACGCGCTGGTCCGCCCGCTCGTTGCGCTTGGCCGCCGCCTGGAAGCAGTGCTGGCCGAAGCGCCCGACTGGATGGATGGCCCCGCCCGCGCCCGCATCGAAGGCGCGATTGCCTCGATCGGCTGGCGCGCCGAGACGGTCGCTGCATGGCTGTCGCTGCTCGCGCGCGTCGGCGGGCCGGCGTCGCCCGACTTTGTCGATTGGCTCGCGGTCGACCGGGCCGAGGGGCGCGAATATGATATCGGATTGCACCGTCATTGGCTCGATCCGTCCAAGCCTTTCGCCGAGACCGTGCTCAAGCCGGCGCATGGGGCGCTCGTCACCTCGGCGACCTTGCGCGGCGGCGGGGCCGACCCGGACGAGGGTTGGCAAGTGGCGGAGGCGCGCACCGGTGCGTCGCACTTGCTGCGCGGCGCCAGCCGCTTCGAGGCGCCGAGCCCGTTCGATTATGCCACACAGGCCGAGGTGCTGATCGTCACCGACGTCAAGCGCGGCGACATGGGCGCGCTGGCCAACGCTTATGCGAGACTGGGGTGCGCGAGCCATGGCGGCATGCTCGGCCTGTTCACCGCGATCCGGCGGCTGCGCGGCGTGCATGCGCGCATCGCCGACCGCATGGCGCGCGATGGCCTGCCGCTCTACGCGCAGCATGTCGATCCGATCGACACGGGCACGCTGATCGATATCTTCCGCGACGATGCGAGTGCCTCTTTGCTCGGTACCGATGCGCTGCGCGACGGCGTCGATGTGCCGGGCGATTCGCTGCGTATGGTGGTGATGGAAGGCGTGCCCTGGCCCAAACCCACGGTACTGCATGCCGCGCGGCGACTGGCGAGTGGTGGCAGCGCCTATGACGACCGCATCGTGCGTGCGCGGCTGGCACAGGCATTCGGCCGTCTCATCAGGCGCGCGGATGACCGCGGCATGTTCGTCTTGCTCTCCTCGGCCATGCCGTCGCGGCTGCTGACCGCCTTTCCGCCGGGCGTGCGCGTCGAGCGCGTGACGCTGGACGAGGCGGTATGGCGCGCATCGCGTCTTCCTTCCGTCACGCGGCTGGTGCAAGAGACCCGCCTGGACGCCTGACGGAGAGCCCATGAAGACGTTGACTTTGCTCCGCCACGCCAAATCGGGCTGGGACGACAAGGTCGCGCGCGACGTCGATCGCCCGCTCAACGGCAAGGGCATGCGCGCCGCTGCGACCGTCGGCCGGCATTGGCGCAGCCTCGGGCTGCACTTCGACCATGTCGTCGCGTCCCCGGCCAAGCGCGTGCAGGAGACGATCGCCCACCTCGAATCCGGCTATGGCACGCAATTGGCGCCGGTCGAGGACCGCCGCATCTATCTCGCCTCCGCCGTCACATTGCTCGATGTGATCCACGATCTGCCCGATAGCGCCGCGGGCGTGTTGCTGGTCGGGCACAATCCGGGGCTGGAGGATCTCGTGCTGCTGCTCGTTCCGGGCGGCGAGACCGACGACCTGCGCGATACGGTAGAGAAGAAATTCCCCACCGCCAGCACGGCCGAGATGACAATTGAGGGCAGCTGGGCACAAGTCGCGGCAAACGCCGCAACGCTGACGCGCTTCATCCGTCCGCGCGACCTCGATCCGGCGCTGGGGCCGGACGAGGACTGAAAATCCCGCCCGGACTGCTCCCCGGCGAAGGCCGGGGCCCAGCAAGGGGCAGAGGTAACGAAGCGCAGCACCAGCCACCTGCCGTCCGACGACTGGACCCCGGCCTCCGCCGGGGAACAGTTCAGCCCTTGCCCAACAAATCCCGCAGCCCCGCCAGCGCGCCTGCGGGCTTCACCTCGTCCTCGCTGATCACGCCGGCCGCCTTCAGCGCCGCTGCGGCATTGGGCCCGCGCGGGAACGGATCGAGTGCCAGCGCCACGGTTTCCGCCGCTGCCTCGCCCAGGTCGATCGTTCCGCCCGAATAGAACATCGTGTCGAGCGCGTCCTCGGCCAGTTCGATTTCCTCCTCGTCGACCGCGGCTTCCTCGATGAAGCGCAGCGCGACCTCTTCGCGCACCTCGGCCTTCAGCGGCTCGTCGGTCACCGAACAGCTCTGCACCACCGACGCCGAGACGATCCCGCGCGCGACGATCCCGGCGGTCTCGGTGCGCACGTGGAAGGTCGCTTCCAGCCGATCGACCGCCACCAGCCCGAACCGCGCCGCCAAGGCGTGGCGCTCGGTCTCGTTGGCGGCAATCGTCACGCTGCGCTCCCCAGCGCCGAGCATGTCGATGCGTTCGACACGCGAGAATTCCGGATTGCTCATGGCAGGTCACCCGCGCGCAGCGTTGCCAGCGGTGTCGCCCCAAGCCGATCCCGAAATGCCAGCAGGCCATCGCGGACATGGGCCAGTGCAGCCGGCGCGGGCGCTTCCCCGCGGTACAGGTTGCGCACCAGCGCGGTATCGATCCCGCCGCCGGCCAGGCCGGTGCGATAGGCGCCCAATCGACCGCCCAGCATCCCCATCATCTTGCCGATATGCTTGCCGACGACGACGTCGCCGACGCCAAGCTCGCGCAATTGCCCGTCCATGTCATCGACGAAGCGTTCGGTCAGCACCGCATTGGTCGCTGCCCCCGCTTCTTCCTGCTCCAGCCGCAGCACGACGAGCCCCAGGATCGCTGCGATCATGTCGAATCGCCCATCGACCGTATCGGGCACCGCACCCTCCAGATACCAATGCGGCGCGCGCGCGCGCGCCACCACCGCGGTGTATAGCGGCAGCGCTTCTTCGCTCTTCTGGCCCAACAGTCTCGCCAACCAACCCATGTACGCTCCATGCGGCCCTTGTTTGGCCGCCTTCTCCGGCATATTGAGGCGATCGTCGATCGGCGCAATGCGTACCTTGCCTGGTCGGCCCCTTGGGAGAATGTGATGAGCGTGATTATCAACCGCACGGTTACCAGCGTGGCCTTGGCGCTCGCCTGCGTCGCCGGCGCCTGCACCCCGCTCAAATCGCACCAGGGCTATATCATCGATGCCGATCTGGTGAATTCGGTCCAGCCGGGCGTCGATAACCGCGCCTCCGTGCTGCAGGTGCTCGGCAAGCCGAGCTTCACCAGCCAGTTCAACCAGGGCGACTGGTATTATATCGCCCGCGACACGCGCAACTTTGCGTACAACAATCCCAAGGTGAAGGCGCAGACCACGCTGCGGATCAGCTTCAACGCCGCCGGCACCGTCACCGCGATCGGCAAGGGCGGCGTCGAGCAGGTCGCGTCGATCAGTCCCTCCCGCAAGACCACGCCGACGCTCGGGCGCACGCGTGGCTTCTTCGAGGATCTGTTCGGCAATATCGGCACGGTCGGTGCGATCGGCGGGCAGAGTGGCCAGGGCGGCGATCGGGCGGAGCCCTGATCCCGCCTTACAATTTGCTGACAGCATCGTTCCCGAAGCATTCAGCGGCGCTCTGCCACACAGGCGCATGACGGCGGCTGACCCGCCGCCGTCACATGAAGATCGGAGAGAATCGATGCGTAAGATGATCATCACCGCCTTGATGGCGGCAGTTGCACTTCCCGCTGCCGCCAGTGCGCAGTCGCAGCGCGAAGTCCGCCGCGATCAGCAGGACTTGCGGCAGGAGCAGCGCGAGCTGAACCGCGCATATCGCAGCGGCGATCGCCGCGAGATCCGCAACCAGCGTGAGGACGTGCGCGACGCGCGGCAGGAATTGCGCGAGGATCGGCGCGATCGCGATCGTAACTGGGGTCGGGACGATTGGCGCGGCTACCGCAACGGCAACCGCGCGCTTTACGCCCGCGGCAATTGGAACGCACCGTTCCGCTACACGCAATTCCGCAGCGGCATCCGCATAGCGCCGAGCTATTACGGCTCGCGCTACTACATCACCGATCCGGGCCGGTACCGCCTGCGCAACCCTGGCTTCAACCAGCGCTGGGTGAGACATTACAACGACGTGCTGCTGGTCGATACGCGGCGCGGGATCGTGGTCGACGTGATCCGCAACTTCTACTGGTAACGCGGGAGGCCCGGGTGGCGTAGGCGGCCCGGGCCCCGCTATGCCTCGCTCCGTCACCCCGGACTTGTTCCGGGGGTCCACTGCTCCGCAAAATCAACGGCTTACGGTCGCGCGGCACGGTGGACCCCGGAACAAGTCCGCGGTGACGAGTAGTTGCGCAGAGATTCCGCCCTTGCAGGCGCCACGAGGCGCTAGCG contains:
- a CDS encoding outer membrane protein assembly factor BamE; the protein is MSVIINRTVTSVALALACVAGACTPLKSHQGYIIDADLVNSVQPGVDNRASVLQVLGKPSFTSQFNQGDWYYIARDTRNFAYNNPKVKAQTTLRISFNAAGTVTAIGKGGVEQVASISPSRKTTPTLGRTRGFFEDLFGNIGTVGAIGGQSGQGGDRAEP
- a CDS encoding ATP-dependent DNA helicase: MLRYPALHASHSGIWIASEDGTRPIGRGEAIRIAADTPVIVLNAPLVGQRLGYGDLSGLDVLELFAFMCPARFMVPTPRGLARVTGLDAPARDEDVAAFLLAAAQALLDLPKGDWPEKEGAWTSAQSLFRMRWPWAPLVGDHLTKPAEAERWLFSKLPEWSEGAPRPAPRTITLDGAETQDRLALLTGSTAEQRPGQRAFAQAAMDAFSPRMVRESPNMVLAEAGTGIGKTLGYLAPASLWAEKAGGAVWVSTFTKALQRQLGQESARVFPDAAIRKQKVVTRKGRENYLCLLNLEDALQGGFAGRAAILAQLVARWAAYSADGDMVGGDLPGWLPTLFRRNGSTALTDRRGECVYAGCPHYRKCFIERAARASSEADIVIANHALVMVNAARGRELTTRPTRYVFDEGHHLFDAADSMFSTALTGQETIEIRRWILGPESGGRGRRRGLQARLSDVASYDEGGARAISEAVLAAGALASDGWLQRVGEGAPFGPIETLLAAVRGLAYARAEANGDAGYGLETELAEPDAALVEAAGPAAHALDALVRPLVALGRRLEAVLAEAPDWMDGPARARIEGAIASIGWRAETVAAWLSLLARVGGPASPDFVDWLAVDRAEGREYDIGLHRHWLDPSKPFAETVLKPAHGALVTSATLRGGGADPDEGWQVAEARTGASHLLRGASRFEAPSPFDYATQAEVLIVTDVKRGDMGALANAYARLGCASHGGMLGLFTAIRRLRGVHARIADRMARDGLPLYAQHVDPIDTGTLIDIFRDDASASLLGTDALRDGVDVPGDSLRMVVMEGVPWPKPTVLHAARRLASGGSAYDDRIVRARLAQAFGRLIRRADDRGMFVLLSSAMPSRLLTAFPPGVRVERVTLDEAVWRASRLPSVTRLVQETRLDA
- a CDS encoding ribose-phosphate pyrophosphokinase, whose product is MKLLTGNANLPLASDVSRYLEIPLTKASVRRFADEEIFVEIQENVRGEDVFVLQSTGYPANDNLMELLIMIDALRRASAKRITAVIPYFGYARQDRKPGPRTPISAKLVANMITVAGADRVLSVDLHAGQIQGFFDIPTDNLYGAPVMSADILTRFGDRNLMVVSPDVGGVVRARALAKRLNNAPLAIVDKRRERAGESEVMNIIGEVEGRFCILIDDIVDSAGTLCNAAAALKEAGAAGVVAYVTHGVLSGGAVARVEGSALEELVITDSIGSHEVIAAAKSIRHLTIAPLLAEAIRRIADESSVSSLFD
- a CDS encoding lysine--tRNA ligase, with the translated sequence MTTDLRSFALESKAWPYEEARKLLKRYPDGKAGDKPVLFETGYGPSGLPHIGTFNEVLRTTMVRNAFHTLSDQPTRLIAFSDDMDGLRKVPDNVPNREMLAEHLGKPLSRVPDPFGTHESFAAHNNATLRAFLDQYGFDYEFASSTDYYASGTFDEKLREVLRRYDDIMAVMLPSLRGERQATYSPVLPISPKSGIVLQVPVEVVNAEAGLIAFVDGGERIEQSILGGLAKLQWKPDWGMRWAALGVDYEMHGKDLIDSAQLGGRIAQILGGRKPEGLIYELFLDERGEKISKSKGNGISLEQWLTYAPEESVAFYAYREPKKAKSLHMGVIPRAVDEYWQFRGNYAAQEPKERLGNPVHHIHDGKLPAGEMPVTFGLLLNLVSVMGDASKAQVWGYLGNYVADATPDKYPELDRLIDRALAYGRDFVTPMLKRRAPEGVEVAALERLDSELAALPAGTSAEDIQNIVYEIGKSQFGDAGGFDNLRDWFKALYETLLGAEQGPRMGSFIALYGIDNSRKLIAQALAASG
- a CDS encoding histone deacetylase family protein, which gives rise to MRMFFDSRQLAHAPAKELHNGAFVDHVETPARVAAILAALPPMEAPQDHGEAPILAVHDAGYIDFLKTAPARWAAAGRSGDVMGYVWPIVGRRPLNLDRIDALAGRYSLDASTPITAETWDTTYWSAQSVLSALDAVLAGDPAAFALCRPPGHHAGADYLGGYCYLNTAAIAAQAARDRGVAKVAILDIDYHHGNGTQDIFWTRGDVFYASLHADPRTDYPFYWGHADEMGEGAGHGTTLNLPLAQGATLDAFRRAQSTALEAITRFGADLLVLSFGADTWEGDPISHLKLTTEDYAVLAADIAACRLPTVVAMEGGYAVAALGANVASLLGGFAR
- a CDS encoding YceD family protein yields the protein MSNPEFSRVERIDMLGAGERSVTIAANETERHALAARFGLVAVDRLEATFHVRTETAGIVARGIVSASVVQSCSVTDEPLKAEVREEVALRFIEEAAVDEEEIELAEDALDTMFYSGGTIDLGEAAAETVALALDPFPRGPNAAAALKAAGVISEDEVKPAGALAGLRDLLGKG
- the nhaA gene encoding Na+/H+ antiporter NhaA encodes the protein MAERSRTASALRAFLRDEAAGGIVLIAAAACALIAANSPLADGYMHLLEARTGPVLAPAIGPMTVHLWINDALMALFFLLVGLEIKRELVQGELADPAGRRLPVIAAAAGMIVPALVYLAATGGDPAALRGWAIPAATDIAFAVGVMALLRSRVPAALKLFLTTVAIVDDMGAVAIIAVAYSHGLDIGALAAASGVLAIMAAMNKRVHSLAPYLVAAALLWWLVLLSGVHATVAGVLAAAFIPIGRTEDSPLHRLEHALSPWVAFAIVPLFGFANAGVALTGGGQAAAGSATDLSMLAIAVAAGLFLGKQAGIFGGVALAVRLKIAPKPAGASWLQIYGVALLAGIGFTMSLFIGGLAFPGDAAMLDSVKIGVLAGSVLSAFAGYLVLRFAPQRRSK
- a CDS encoding ubiquinol-cytochrome C chaperone family protein codes for the protein MGWLARLLGQKSEEALPLYTAVVARARAPHWYLEGAVPDTVDGRFDMIAAILGLVVLRLEQEEAGAATNAVLTERFVDDMDGQLRELGVGDVVVGKHIGKMMGMLGGRLGAYRTGLAGGGIDTALVRNLYRGEAPAPAALAHVRDGLLAFRDRLGATPLATLRAGDLP
- a CDS encoding RcnB family protein; translated protein: MRKMIITALMAAVALPAAASAQSQREVRRDQQDLRQEQRELNRAYRSGDRREIRNQREDVRDARQELREDRRDRDRNWGRDDWRGYRNGNRALYARGNWNAPFRYTQFRSGIRIAPSYYGSRYYITDPGRYRLRNPGFNQRWVRHYNDVLLVDTRRGIVVDVIRNFYW
- a CDS encoding DUF4087 domain-containing protein, with amino-acid sequence MAVKLWWCAAMTMTLLTGPAPARAAAERRCGWLDNVTPGNFELVDRDGRWTIAQQGGYEAPGFDRLPDMSSKGGVATNGPHGYSCACITARTDAKSRRVIDLVSGQPRSLRQCRNDRTLPKR
- a CDS encoding SixA phosphatase family protein, which codes for MKTLTLLRHAKSGWDDKVARDVDRPLNGKGMRAAATVGRHWRSLGLHFDHVVASPAKRVQETIAHLESGYGTQLAPVEDRRIYLASAVTLLDVIHDLPDSAAGVLLVGHNPGLEDLVLLLVPGGETDDLRDTVEKKFPTASTAEMTIEGSWAQVAANAATLTRFIRPRDLDPALGPDED